GATCAGCTCCCGGGTAGCCGGTTTCTTTTCAATGGCCTCCAGTTTGCGCAGCTTGTAAAACGTATCCACGGCGTTGTTCATGAGGTCGTCACTGATATCGGGAAAGTGAACGCCGAGGATCTTTCGCATCATCTTGGGATCCGGAAAGGCGATGTGATGGAAATTGCACCGGCCCAGGAAAGGGTCGGACAGGTCCTTCTTGGCGTTGGAGGTGATAATGATGACCGGCCGGTGACGGGCTTTAATGGTCCGGTCGATCTCCACGATATCAAAGGTCATCTGATCCAGAACATCCAGCATGTCATCCTGGAAATCGCTGTCGGCCTTGTCGATCTCGTCGATCAACAGAATGGTGCGTTCTTCGGCGGTAAAGGCCTGACCGATCTTGCCCATGCGGATATAGTCCTCGATCCGGCTGACATCCCGGGAAGAGTCCCCGAACCGGGCATCGTTGAGGCGGGTCAGGGTGTCATACTGGTAAAGGGCTTCCACCAGTTTCATGCTGGACTTGACGTTGAGCACGATCAGCGGCATGCCCAGGCTTTCGGCAATGGCGTACGCCAGCATGGTTTTACCCGTTCCGGGTTCGCCCTTCAACAGCAGCGGCATCTCCAGGGTCATGGATACATTGACGATGCTGGCCAGCTCGGCATCCAGAACGTATCGTGAAGCGCCTGTAAAGCGGTTATTGCTCATGATTCACCTCAACTTTTCTTTGTTTTGTTCTAATGCAAAGTTATTGTGCAAATTTCTTTGAATCTTCTCTATTCACTTCTCGAAGCCGACGTGACAATCCGGTCGTCAGCTCCAGCACCCGCCTGGCCGAATCCAGGTCAAGGGAACCGGTGCCGCAACTGGGGGTTATCAGAGATTGAGTGTTGATCCTCTCCCGGCCGATCCCCAGCGACGCCAATCGGCCTGCCTGTTCCCGCCATCTGGCAGCCAGGGAGTCCACGGTTTCGTTCCGGATCATTTCGGCATCCGAGGTGGGCACGATACC
This genomic window from Thermodesulfobacteriota bacterium contains:
- a CDS encoding MoxR family ATPase, coding for MSNNRFTGASRYVLDAELASIVNVSMTLEMPLLLKGEPGTGKTMLAYAIAESLGMPLIVLNVKSSMKLVEALYQYDTLTRLNDARFGDSSRDVSRIEDYIRMGKIGQAFTAEERTILLIDEIDKADSDFQDDMLDVLDQMTFDIVEIDRTIKARHRPVIIITSNAKKDLSDPFLGRCNFHHIAFPDPKMMRKILGVHFPDISDDLMNNAVDTFYKLRKLEAIEKKPATRELINWIRSLKADPDFKPKQLLKGEIPFLGILFKKSRDYERAAETVDRSRSY